The sequence ACGTGAGCGAATGCTCACATTCTATCCGCCGAAATCCACTCACACAAGGGGAACACATGCTGACTGGCGCTGGTGATGAAGCGTTGCTGCCCGCTGTCGTGACGGCCGTCCAATCCGCGGGACGTCACATCAAGGGTCGTTTTTCCTCCGCCTCACGTCTTGGAAACAGGGATGAAATCCTCGCCGCGCTCCACGCGAATGACGAGGAGTCGCTGGGCGTGCTGCGTGGGATGCTGATGCAAGCGCGTCCTGGGGCGGGATGGGTCGAGGACGAACTGGAAGTAGGGGAGCTGCCGCCCGGGGAGTGGTGGATCACCGATCCCGTGGAGGGGAACATCAATCACATCCACGGAATGGCCGATTGGTGTGTCACGGCGACGCTGGTGCGTGACAACACGCCGGTGCTGACCGTGGTGCACCTGCCGATGACCGACAATACCTACACCGCGATCCGGGGCGGCGGCGCCTACCTGGATGGGGTGCGATTGCACGTGTCGGCCAAGACGAAGCTGGACGCGGCGCTGGTCGGGACCGGTCAGGCGATGCCGGGTGAGGACCGTGAAACCTACCGCCGCATCGGCCAGTCCGTCACCGCGATGCTCGAAAACGCCCTGGTCCTCCGCGTGTCGGTGCCGGCGACCCTTCAGCTCATTCAGGTCGCGGCTGGGCGGATGGACGCCTTCTGGCAATACAGCCAGGTCCGCTCCGGACTGCTGGCGGGCGCCCTGCTGGTCGAGGAAGCCGGAGGGAGGATCTCCGATACCCAGGGTCGTCCGTGGAGCTTGACGAGTGGCGACTTCCTGGCCGCCGCTTCGCCCCTCCACGGCGCCGCGGTCGACGTGCTGTCCTCGATCTCCTGAGCAGACTTTCCCTCCACACTCACCGAAAGGGAGAACACTTGAATCGCATTGGCATCTTTGGAACAGGCCGTGTCGCCACGGCCCTTGCAACCCGGCTCGCCTCCAGCGGGCGCGACGTGATGATCGGGACACGGAACGTCGCCGACGCCTCGGCGAGGTGGGCCGGTCCGGCGGTCACGTTCGCGAATCACTCCCAGACCGCGCGCGAGGCCTCCCTCCTCATCAATGCAACTCCCGGTGACACCAGCCTGGAGCGGCTCGGTGCGCTCCGTGAGGAGTTGGACGGGAAGATCCTGGTGGATGTCTCGAATGCGACCCGTCGCGGCGCGGAAGGGCTGCCGGCGGGCCTGCTCTATCCCGACAGCAGCCTGGCCGAGCACCTGCAACAGGCTCTGCCCGGCACTCGGGTCGTCAAGACGCTCAACACCATGATCTTCACCGTCATGGTCGCCCCGCGCGGCCTCTCCGTTCCTCCGACAGCGTTCCTGTCGGGCAACGACGGCGAGGCGAAGGCGACCGTCCGCGAGCTGCTTCACGACCTGGGGTGGCCCTCCGACTGGATCGAGGACCTGGGTGACATCTTCACCGCCCGGGGGACGGAGGCCCTCATGCTGCTCGTGCCACACCTCATCCGTCGCCGTGGTTTCGCTCCCTTCGCGCTCACGGTCGCGAGGTGACCCGGCCACCGGGCGGCCCGCGATGTCGCCGTGCCGCCCTGTGAGTCAGGTCACAGCGCACGGGGAATCCACTGGCATAGAGTGGGTGGGGTCTCACCGCGAATGAACAGGCGCTGGCCTCCGAAGGAGACGCCGTGGCACACCGGGCAGGGTATTCCCTTCACGAGCAGCTTCACTCCAGCCACCGCTCGACGATCTTCCGGGCCACCCGGCTCAGGGACCAGTGCCCGGTCATCCTCAAGCTGACCAGCAGCGACTATCTCGACCGGCGCCGCACCCTGGAGCTGCGCCGCGAGTACGCCATCGCCCGCCGCGTCGCGGGGGAGGGCATCGTCCAGGTCCTGGGGCTGGAGCAGTTCCCCGACCGGGCGGCCCTCGTGCTGGAGGACTTCGGGGGCGCCTCCCTGCGCCATCTGCTGGACGAGCGTGGACCCCTGGAGGTGACCACCTTCCTCGACTTCGCCGTGCGCATCGGCACGGCACTGGGGCACATCCACCAGCACGGCGTCATCCACAAGGACATCAAGCCGCACAACATCATCGTCAATCCGGCCACCGGGGTGCTGAAGATCACCGACTTCTCCCTCGCGGTAGCTCTCTCGCTGGAGACCGTCCCGCCCGAACTCCCCACGCATCTGACAGGCACACTGGCCTACATGGCGCCCGAGCAGACCGGACGCATGAACCGGGGCGTGGACTGCCGTGCGGACTTCTACGCCCTGGGCGCCACCTTCTTCGAGCTGCTCACCGGCCGGCGCGTCTTCTCCACGATGGCACCGCTGGAGCTGCTCCACGCGCACGTCGCCCAGGTGCCTCCCTCGCCGCGAGACTTCAACCCCGAGGTGCCGGAGTTCCTCGCGGCCATCGTGCTCAAGCTGCTGGCCAAGGCTCCGGAGGACCGTTACCAGAGCACCTGGGGGCTCATCGCCGACCTCGAGGCGTGTCAGCACCAGCTTCGCGAAGGGGGCGGGCTGCCTCCCTTCTCCCTGGGCCTCTCGGACCGGCCCCACCAGTACCACCCACCCCAGGGACTGTATGGACGCGGCTCGGACGTCGCCGTGCTGACCGGGACGTATGCGCACGCCGCGGCCGGCCGTGGCCAGCTCCTGTTCGTGTCCGGCCCCACGGGCATTGGCAAGTCCTCGCTC is a genomic window of Cystobacter fuscus DSM 2262 containing:
- a CDS encoding inositol monophosphatase family protein; translated protein: MLTGAGDEALLPAVVTAVQSAGRHIKGRFSSASRLGNRDEILAALHANDEESLGVLRGMLMQARPGAGWVEDELEVGELPPGEWWITDPVEGNINHIHGMADWCVTATLVRDNTPVLTVVHLPMTDNTYTAIRGGGAYLDGVRLHVSAKTKLDAALVGTGQAMPGEDRETYRRIGQSVTAMLENALVLRVSVPATLQLIQVAAGRMDAFWQYSQVRSGLLAGALLVEEAGGRISDTQGRPWSLTSGDFLAAASPLHGAAVDVLSSIS
- a CDS encoding NADPH-dependent F420 reductase; this encodes MNRIGIFGTGRVATALATRLASSGRDVMIGTRNVADASARWAGPAVTFANHSQTAREASLLINATPGDTSLERLGALREELDGKILVDVSNATRRGAEGLPAGLLYPDSSLAEHLQQALPGTRVVKTLNTMIFTVMVAPRGLSVPPTAFLSGNDGEAKATVRELLHDLGWPSDWIEDLGDIFTARGTEALMLLVPHLIRRRGFAPFALTVAR